The sequence AACAGCGTGTCATGATTGCTATGGCGTTGTCTTGCCAGCCTAAGCTGTTAATTGCTGATGAACCAACGACAGCATTAGATGTGACGATTCAGGCGCAAATTTTAGATTTAATCATCCATCTCAATCAAGAGCTTGGCATGGGTGTGCTATTCATCACGCATGATTTAGGTGTCGTAGCTGAACTTTGTTCTAAAGTCATGGTCATGTACTTAGGGCAAATTGTTGAGGAAATTGACACGGAGAGTCTATTTACGAAACCGTTACATCCTTATACACAAGGCTTAATTAAGTCGATCCCTCAATTGGAGGGTAATCGTACACAGGATTTACATGTCATTGAAGGAACTGTCCCTTCGTTGAATAATGTACCAAAAGGCTGTCGTTTTGCGGCGCGTTGTCCATTTGCAGATGATTTGTGTAGGGAAGCAGAACCGACATTGCGGGTGTACCAAGGGGATCATAAAGTTAGATGTTGGCATTATGAAAAAATCAATCAATTGGAGGGCGTGGTACATGAGTCATAATGAATTAGCAACGAAAGAGCCACTACTTGATGTGCACAATCTCCAAAAGTATTTTCCAGTGATGAGTCAGTTGGGACGTTTAGGCGGTGTCAAAAACTATGTTAAAGCTGTTAATGATGTGTCCTTTCAGCTGTATGAAGGAGAGACTTATGGGCTTGTAGGTGAATCAGGTTGTGGAAAAAGTACGACAGGACGTACTGTCCTTGGCTTAACTGAGGCTACGGATGGTCAAGTATTGTATCAAGGGCAGAATATTTTTAGTTTATCGAAAAAAGAACTACGAGGAATTCGTAAGGATTTGCAGATGGTTTTCCAAGATCCTTATTCTTCGTTAAATCCACGTATTCGGATTGGCCAAATGTTGGAGGAGCCGATGATTATTCATGGAATCGGTGGCGATAAGCAGCAGAGGCGTCAGCGTGTATTTGATATTTTACAGAAGGTTGGTTTACAGCCGGAGCATTATTACCGCTTTCCGCATGAGTTTTCAGGAGGACAAAGGCAGCGATTAGGCTTGGCACGTGCGCTAATTGTCAATCCGAAAATTATTATTTGTGATGAGCCAGTTTCGGCGTTAGATGTGTCGATTCAATCGCAGATTATTAATTTGTTAAAGCATTTACAAGTAGAATTTAAGCTAACTTATCTGTTCATCACCCATGATATTAGTGTTGTACGTCATATCTCTGATCGCATTGGGGTTATGTATTTAGGCAATATTATGGAGGAGGCGCCAACGGATAGCTTGTTTGCTACGCCGCTGCATCCTTATACGCAGGCGCTGTTTTCAGCAGTACCGAGTACGGATCGAACGAAGGTTAAGGAGCGGGTTGTGTTGCGTGGTGAAATCCCATCGCCCTTAAATCCACCATCGGGCTGTACGTTCCATACGAGATGTCCGTTTGCGATGGATATTTGTAAGAGCGTGGTTCCTGAGTACAAGGAGATCCATCCACAGCATAAAGTAGCTTGTCATTTATACTAATCAAGGGAGGAAATTATTTTGACTATTATTAATAAGATTAATGGGGTAAACAGTATATATAACGAGGCGGGATTACAGCTAGAAGGAAGTTTAGCGCCTAATCTAAACGGGTTATCTCCGCGAGAATTGTTAGAGGCGTCGTTAGGGTTATGCGTGGCCATTTCACTACAAAAAATGTTTGAGCGAGACAATGTTGTAGTGGAAGATAAGGATATTTCAATTGAAGTAGTGGCATCTAAAGGAGAGAATAATACAACGCGTTTTGAGAAAATGGACGTGTCGATTACGTTCCCAGAACATTTCTCTGCTGATTATAAAAAGAAGCTGATTATTTCTGTTGAAAGAGCTTGTACAATTGGCAATTCATTGAAAAATAGTATGACGATTCATACGGTGGAACAAGCCTAATAAGTAAATTAGACGCATCAAGTTGCAGCGTATTGCTGAAGCTTGATGCGTCATTTGTTACTTTAAGAAGAGCATCCACTACACGAGCTACAACTACTTCCAGAATCGGAACCTCCACTGTCTGATACGCTAGAGCTTGTTCCCGCTTCATAAGTATTGACATCGGTAACAATCCCATTCCATTGTTCTTTTTGGTCAAAGCTATCTGCAAATCCACCGTAGTCGCCAGCGTAAGCACCGTCTTGCTTCATTTTCTTGTTTTCATGAACAAAATTGTGGCTTTGTGAAGAAAATACTATAGCCCCATACCAGTAGCCATCTGCTCGTTTCTTCCGTTTTACCTGTTTACGACTAGTTTGTTGTATTTGTTTTCTGGCAAATTCCACAAAAGCAGTTAATGCATGAAGGGATGCTTCGTTGGAAGTTTGTCTGCCAAACAAATCAACGATTGCTTTTGGCTCATTCACTAACCGTTCAATCCAATTTTGATGTGCTTTCTTTCGTTGGACAAACTTACCCCATCGATGGGAGCGAGAAGTAATGTTAAAAAAAGATAGATATAATAGATCAAACCAAGCCCGTTCATCTGGCAAATCTTTTGGTGTTTCATGGGGGTGATGCTCAATTTGCTCCCCGATGAATGCTAAACAGAAATCACGATACAGCTTTTCTTCTTCTAAAAAGAAGTGCCAAATAACATCTATCTTTTGTGAAAACATCGGAAGTCCTTTCGAGATTCCAGCTAAAAAGAGAAATTTCTTGAGTTCATACCATCGTTCCCTTAGTTCATCTTCTTTCAAGGATCGTTTTTCTTTTTTTATACGAACATTTACTATTCTTTCAATCTCCATAGACCAAGCCTGATTGAATTGCTGGAACAATTGCTTGGTTTCCTTATCTGCCCATGGAGGAGCAACCAGTTTTTTTGAATAGAGATATTTTTGCTTATTCTTTTTTTCACTAGCATGCGCCCATAGTTGTAATAACACTACTAACAAAATGACTGTAGCAAAAACCAACAATAACTCCATCCGTATTTGTCCCCCTCGTTATCTCCATCTATTTGCTGAGAATAAATCGAAAAGTCGCTCACCTTTAACGAACTAATATTAACACACTATATAACCTCCTGTTAATAGCGAACACTTACCACCGAATATGTTTCGAACTTCATCCATAAACTAGAGAAACATCAAAATAGAAAGGATGAAGTAGTGAAGAAAGTATTTGTGTATAGTGCTACAATCTTAGTTGGACTCATTCTCGGTATTTTAGTAACCTATCTTATGAATTGAATAGATTATAAACAAAAAAGAGCAAAGTCATCATCAGACCTTGCTTTTTTCATTTATTAAATCAAAGCCTTTGAATCTGCTCGAGCAAACCGAATATAGACAATAAAAAAGAGAATAGCACTTAAAAAGCGTATCCCTGAGCTAATGGTCATCGCTATTTCAACGCCCCACATTTCTAACAACCAAATCCCAATTTGTGGTGCAATAAAAGCCATAACCGCTAGCAAAACATTATAGGTTGTAATGCAGTAGGTTCGCGAGGCTTCTGGCGATTGTTCGAGTAGTAAATTGAACAAAATGAGGACAGTGCCTGATAAGAAAAAGCCCGATGTTGTTTGGACAAGTGTTAAATAGTACAAATTTGTAGATAATATCGTCAAGAAAGGTGTTGTCGCCATACCAATAGCTGCCCACACGAAAACTTGAATATTGGATCTTTGTTCCGCCCATTTCTTCCATAGTGGGAAAGTTAAAATTTGCATGAGCATACTACCTACAGAAAACATGCTAATCCAAAAAATCGTTGCACCAACAATCCGAACGTGATAGATATTGAAAATCCCCCATGCCATTTGCCAAGCAAAATTAAAAAATAGGGCAGCAACTAAAAAAGATACATAACGAGAGTTTTGAAAAATGGACCAATCCATGACTTTCTTTTTCTCAATGGGTCCGTCTATTTTTAAAGGCTCTTCCTCATGTTTCATCAAGAAGAATACTTCTAGTAAGCCAAAACAAAAAGCAATGGTGAATAAAATTTGATAGGCCACTACATTATCGGATGCATCCTTCATCAAAATCCCAATCAACAGCGTTGAAATAAGGCCGACGATCGTAAGCATTCTGTTGCGGTCACTAAAAAATGCGCCCCGCCTAGAGTCACTCACTAAGCCACCAATCAGCGTTTGCCAACCAATAGTAGCGACAGTATTAGGCATACTCATAAGCGCAACCACGATGAGAAACACCCAAGCCTGGAGCGTTGTAGATGGTAAATAAACGAGCATAATGATTAATATAAACATCAAACGCGCCAGCAACACTGACATCGCGACAAGCTTCTTTTGCGCGTTTGCCTTATTTAACAAAATAGCAGCCGGGATCGTCATCAGCAATGCCATCAGTGGAGGAAGAGAGCTGATAAGTCCAACCTGATAATTTGTTGCCCCTAAAATAGTAATAGCAAAAATCGGAAAGAAGTTATTCGAAAAGTTTAATGCAATGGTCGATGCCATCCCGTGATAAATACTAATTTTCTCATTATAAGTCCGCATATGATCTCCACATTCTATATAATATTTGTCGTATGTATTGAATTATAATGCTGAATAGAGAGAATACAAGTCCTTTGAGACACGAAATTTTATTGATGCTTTTAATAGGTGAGTATTTCATATTATTGAATATTCCATTTCGTTAGACGAAGCATGTATTAATGAGATAAAATGAAAATATTGATGTCAATCTAGAAATTTACAGTATTACCTGGGAGATGAGTTTTTGATTGAAGTAAAACACTTACAATTAGATAAAGCAAAACGTTCGATTGTCATTTCTGATATCCATGCAAATTTGCAGCTTTTCAAAAAATTATTAGCCAAATTACAATATACATCGGAAGACTATTTATTCATTAATGGTGATTTGTGTGAGAAAGGACCTGCAAGCTTAGCAGTAATTGACTATGTGCGCAGCATGTCCGAGCAGTCGACAAATGTCTTTATCACAAAAGGAAATTGTGATGTGGTATTCCGTCATGTTTACAGTGGGGATGAAGGAATTATTTCATATATGAATAGGCGGCAGGATTCTGTTTTGAATGAAATGCTTTCACGATATGACAAATCTCTTGATGATTTCCCTGACCTAGAAGCATTAGCACTTTTCTACAGACAACATTTTTCGGATGTACTGGAATGGCTTGAAGCACTTCCCACCGCATTTGAAACAGATGATTTTATGATTATTCATGCAGGTATTGAAAATATTGAAGACTGGAAGCTAACAGATGAACAATTTGCTCTATCTGCACCAGCATTTTATGAACAAGAGCATCAGGCCGATAAAATAGTCATTGTAGGACATTGGCCAGTCGTTAATTATAGAGCCAAACAAATCAGCTCCCATAATCCATTGATTGATCTGGAAAAACAGGTGATTGCATTGGATGGCGGAAACCAAATAAAAGTAGATGGTCAACTTAATGCCTTAATTATTGAAAATGACACCTATTCATTTACATACGTTGACGAGTTAACGCATGAAATGAAAGTACGACATGAACATGTGGATTCAACGAAAAGAGTTGGAACCGTTACCTATCCGAATTACCAAATGGAAATAATAGAGCAAGGGGTGTTCTTTACACTTTGCAAAAATAGTAATCTTGGTATTCAACAATGGATTAAAAATGAATATTTGCTTATTGAAGACAAACAGGCACGTTGCAAAGATGACCTAAGTACAACTTTTTTATCTGTGAAAAAAGATGAGCAGGTGTTTATCATCGATGATACATGCGAAGGCTATACGCTTATCAAGACAACTAATGGAGAGGTAGGTTGGATTCCTACAGGTTGTTTGAACGCTTAAATCGGAAATCTTTTATCTGAACTGAAAGGTGGAATGATCTTTTGTTCACATTGCGACGGAAGAAGAAAAGAAAGAATAAAAATGAGGTCTATTCAATAGCAGATTTCTTTTTGGATATAGCACTTGGGATTACTGAGTTGATATTTTTACCATTTCGTTTATTGTTTTACGGTGCAAGGGGCATTATACATTGGATTGATGATTTTTGACTACAGGTATCTTGACCGTTCTGAACGGAAACTATGCTATGATAAATGAAAAGGGAGGGGGAAAGAATGACAACTCATCTGGAGTTACGTGGGCAAATTTTGAGCGAGTTGAAAAACATTATTGCTCAAACTTTGTGCAATGAAGATGTGACAGTATACCTATTTGGTTCATGGGCGAGAAATGAAGAAAAGCAAAGCTCAGATATCGATATAGCTGTGGAATCTCATTATCAGCTTCCCCCTTCTAAGTGGTTGGAATTACATGAACGAATTGAAGAATCTATTATACCGTACAACGTAGATATTGTTAATCTTGATGATGCAAGTTCGGCTTTAATTCAAAATGTTAAAAGGGAGGGAATCATTTGGAAAGACTACAAGAACGAATAGTATCTGCAAAAAAAGCATTAGCTTCCTTACAGAAACTTATTGTGATTGAACAACCGAATGATGTAGAACGAGATGCGCTAATTCAACGATTTGAATTTACATTTGAGGCAAGTTGGAAAGCGGCCAAACAGTATTTGTATGATATTGAGGGGATAGATATCGGCTCACCAAAAGGTGTTATTCGAAGCTGTCGAGAAATAACGCTATTTGATGACGAAGAAACGATCCTTGCATTGCAAATGGTGAACGATCGTAATCTAACTGTGCATACATATAATGAGGAAGTAGCGATTAAAATTCACATGAATATCAAAACGTATTATCCGTTATTATCAAACTGGATTTTACGAGTAGAAAAAAGAATATAGCAAACAAGGCCACTACATCCCATAAAGCCTCCGGCGGATGTCACGGATTTTTCAGGGAAGTTTTCGAGCGAGCTCGAAAAAATCCAGACGCAATCACGCCGGTGCGTGATTGATTATGTACGCTATTAATGGAGGAAGAGCAATGCGATTGAATCAATTTATTAGTGCATCGGGATTTTGTTCGAGGCGCAAGGTGGATGAGCTGATTAAAGAGGGGAAAGTGACAGTGAACGGGGAGCAGATTTCACTCGGTCATGTGATGAGTGAAGGAGACCGCGTTGAAGTGGATGGTCAATTGATCGAAGCAAAAGAAAATGATATTTATATTATGCTCAATAAACCGCCTGGTGTGACATGTACGGCGGCAAGTGGAATTGAAGGAAATATTATTGATTTTGTTAATTATCCGGAACGCATTTTTCCGGTAGGACGGCTTGATAAGCAGTCTGAGGGTTTAATACTACTGACGAATGACGGTAGCATTGTGAATGAGCTGTTAAAGGAAGAAAATGAGCATGAAAAAGATTATATTGTGACGGTTGATAAAAAAATAACACCTGAATTTATAGAAGATATGGCGAGTGGCGTTGATATTTACAATCCTAGAAAAAAAGGGAATGTTCAAACGAAGCCTTGTCGGGTCGTTCAGCTAGATGATTATTGTTTTAAAATTACGTTATCACAGGGATTGAATCGACAAATTCGACGTATGTGCCGACGTTTTCAATATACGGTCACGAGGTTGCAGCGTGTGAGGATTAAAGAACTTCCACTCGGCACGCTGGCGCTTGGTGAGTGGCGGCCATTGACGCCAGAAGAAACAGCTAAGTTGAAATAAAAAATAGAAGAGTGCCTTTACCCCATTTGGACATACTACAATGTGAATTGAAATGTCTACACGGAGGTGAAGCGCATGGCGAAAAATAATAATGCCAATAAAGGGAAGAAAGCGATCAGTGTAACACCGCAAGGATATACAGATACGGAATTTGCGGAGTCCCCAAAAAGTAAGTTAGAAAATGCGGCTAAAAAGAAAAATACTAAATAGGTTTGTAATTGCAACATTATACTGCAAACCAGCCTGAATTGAGAGCAGGCTGGTTTTTTGTACTTATGAAATTTCTGGGAACGTTATCACTAACTGTCCTTCAATATTGATAACTTCGATAAGTGTATCGTTAAACAGATAAGGCGTATCATTGCTATCCTGCGGCGTTATTTTTTCGTAGTTATTATTTACGGATAATACAGGAAACGTCACGGGAATGTAACGACCTTTGTTTAGTGTTTTCATATTGCCCATTAAAAAGATTTCTTTGCTGGAAGCTGCAAAACTTAAATGACCGACTTCTTTGTTTAATTTTCCAGAGACTAATGCCACGCTTTGCAATAAAGAAATGATACATAAAATGAAGTCATTGATGATTTCATTTGATAATTTATCAAAGCCATAGCCACTAAATAACGCGTTAAAGCCCGTTCTAATGTCTTTAAATGAGAAAAGGTCTTCGATTTTCTTCCTCGTCTTCACTTTTTCTAAATTCGTAATAATGTCTTTACATTCTTCGAGGTAGTCTTTGACATAACCTGTATTGTTTTCTCTGAGGAGTAAGAAATCACTTAGTTCTTGAATTACTTTATTGTCCTGCGCGTCTTTTCTGACGACCATTAAAAAGCTATACAGGTCTTTTTCATCAAAAGTTCTTTCTGTAAACTTATTATAATAGTATGTAATAAGTTGTTGTTGTTTTTTATCCAAAATATTCGCTCCTAGTTATGTACTTCAAATTCATCATACCATGGCGAACATTGAAAATCACGGGACATTCCATTAGAAATACACTATAATAGGAACATAAGCTTGTATATCCGAATTAAATCAAACAATACAGAGTCAGTCATCTCGAATGCACAGAGATACTGACTTCTATTCATTTGTAGAAAGAAGGCATTCCTGTGACTCAACAATCAACTAAACAGAAAGTCCTGCGCTGTGGTCTAGGCGTGACAGATAACGCACGTAAAGGAATGTCTCAATTTGTCAAAGGAGAACATGCCTTTTTTGCGTTACAGGATGCCTTTGACATCTATATTGAGAAACGCCCGAATAATAAACAAGGTAATATGTCCTTTTCATTTTTCTTTGATAACGATACGAATGAAGTGTTAGCGAAGCGGCTACAAGGCAAGGTTGCTGTGATGGAATGTGTGTATCAGCATGATGGTTTTTTGGCAACGGGTTTTCATGTGAGGGGACGAAAAGAGATTGTCCGCACGAATCGTCGTTTGCCGACTCGTTTAAAGTTTCAACTGGGCCGTAATACCGGTGCAACGATGCCGGTTGACTTGTATACGAGTCTTCGGGAGTTGCCGATTGCGGAAGAACGCTCTGACTATGTGAAGAAAAGAATTTCTAGCTGGGAAGGCTATTTGAGGATACAGGAACGTAATGCAGATGTTGCAGACGTGACATCGGCTTTTTCGCGTGCTAGTTTTAGTGAGGATTTTAGCAAGTTGCGCCTAGTGTGCAGTGATTTAAAAGGGCCCGATTGGCAGGTCATTAAAGGTTTTAGTGCGAAGATGGCAGGAACTTCACAAGATTTCGGCAGTGTCCTAAATGCCAATCGTTCTAAAGGTGTGATCGAAATTGAACTGACTCGCCATTATAGAGAGATGGCTAGACAACATAAATGGCAACCAAAATCGTTTAAAGAAGTGATATTCAGTAATTTTTTGGAGCTTAGCCAAGTGAGGCGATTACGCAAAGGCTTTAAAGATTTGCAGGATGGTCTGGCAGCGAATGCCAATTTAGAAAAGGTTTTATTTGAAGAGCGACCTACTGTCCGTATATCCAAAAATCAGCAGCAATTCGAATTTCATAATGAATTAAATAAGTTCCAAAAGGAAGCTGTTACGGGTGCCATGACTTCCCATGATTTATATGTCATTCAAGGACCTCCGGGAACAGGGAAAACAACAGTTATATCCGAAATTTGTCATCAAAATGTGAAGGCGGGGCTACGCACGCTTGTCGCTTCTCAGGCCAATTTAGCGGTTGATAATGCGCTTGGGCGTTTATTATCACACCAGGATATTCGAATTTTGCGCTATGGACGAACAGAAAGCATTGAAGAAGAAGGCAAGAAGTTTATCGAAGAAAATGTAGCGCTTAATTGGAAAAACCAGACCTTGGCGGCGGTCAATGAACAGTTGGACTCGCATAGCAAGATGGCGCTTCAACTAAAGGAAGATATCCAGCGTTGTGAAGTGCAGCAAGACGAGTTACAACGAGAATTAGTTACATTAGCCGAAAAGATTAAGTTGAAGCAGGAAGCTGAAGTTGAACAGCAGGTGCTTGCTGAAGAAGTGAGCAAGCTGACTGCAAGAATGGACAGTATTACAGCAGAGCGTGAGAGCTTATTGCAGCATCAAACTGAGTTGCAAAAAAAAGCGACTGGGGTATCGACCGAAATCGAACGAATTGAACAGCTTTTGCAATCCGAAAAAATAAATTCACAGACTGTCGATCAAATGGAACTTCTACAAAAAGCGCTAGTAAAGCTACGTGGTGATATTAGCTATCGTCAAATATTACGCCAAATTGGTGAAGCCGAACAGTCACTTACGATGACTCAACAGGAGCTGGAAGTGAAGCGCACCAAAATAGACGAATATCAGCACTTTGTGAAGGAGCTTGAAACGCTAGCTAAGTTAGCGGATTTGAAAAGTCAATTGGCTGCTGCAGGCATGGATGTACCAGCCCAGACTCATCAAAAAATAACTGAATTAGACCGTTTTCTCGTTGAGATTCAATCCAGCCAATCAACAGATGGCTATACAGAGTGGATGGAACTTGGTGTTAGGTTATCTACTGCTATCGAGAAAATGGAAGACCTACTAAGAGAGCATGGATTTCTCCAGCATTCAGGGGAGAAAACAGTACGTCGTAATTATGCGACAGTAGCTGAAATTAATGGATTAATTGACAATATCGCGCGATTCATAGTAGCGCCAACGACAAGGCAGAGTCTAGCCATTAAAAGTTATTCAGCTGAAAAATATGAAAACCTCGAAAACATTGCAATTGGTTTGCATATGTTGCGCCAGCAAAAGAGTTTTACAACGATGCAAATGGGAAGCTTTGAAAAGCAAAATGGACTACTCTCCCAATCGAAAGTATTGTTTACTGCGATTCGGTTGGAAATCGTAAACAATACGAATCAATCTATTTCGAAAATAACACAAGAAACAATAATCCTACAGCAGCATTATGACAGTCGCCAACTGGAGTTAAGCGAACTCCAGCAAACAAGTTCAAAACTATTGGAACAAATAGGTACGATAGATGAAACAACTGAACTGAGTGATATGACAGCACAATTGGCAGACAAAGAAAAAGTATATGCTACTTACCGACAAAAGAAAGAATTGCTAGAGACATATGCTGGAGAGTTACAGGGTTATCAGACTGCGGCGCAATTCATTACGGAAGAAATGGACAAAAATTCTTTGACGTTACAGTTGTTAATCGAGGAAGAAAAGGGACTGCGCGAAGAATTAGTCGAACCGCAGCAGCGACTCTTGGTGTTGGCAGACATACTGAAAGAACAACCTGAAGTGGAGCAACGCCAAGTACTTGCGATATTAGAAACGTTATTAGACGAACTTGAGGGCATGAAAAAAGACCAACAACGTTTGCCGATTACACAAGCTATTCAGCAACAATGGCTATCATTACTAACGGGAGCCAACGACTATGATTTAGATGAAATCCGAAAACTGTACGTCAAACACGCCAATGTGATCGGTACAACTTGTGTGGCGTCAGCAAGACGTGATTTCATGGAAGAATATCCAACCTTCGATGTCGTCATTATTGACGAGGTGTCAAAAGCAACACCTCCTGAATTGCTACTGCCGATGTTAAAGGGCAAAAAGATTATTTTAGTAGGGGATCATCATCAGTTGCCGCCACTTGTTGGACAAGAAACACTTGAGGAGTTTCTTGAGGAAATCGATATTCAGGAAGATAAGAGAGAATTTGAAAAACTGCTCAATGAGTCGTTATTCGAGCGCCTTTTCAGGACATTACCGAAGCAAAATAAGACGATGCTAGGCATTCAGTATCGAATGCATGAAAGCATTATGCAGACGATCACACCTTTTTATGAAGAAGGGGACTACCGTTTGCAATGTGGGCTGACGGATTCTGATAAGGTACGCGATCACATGATTGATTCCCGTTATATTGAGCGGAAGGACCATCTTCTTTGGTTTGATATGCCCAATAAGCCGGCGTATTTTGAGGAAAAGGTGAAGGGCGGTACAAGTCGTTTCAACGAGGCAGAATTGACGATGGTCAAAAATCTTTTGGTTGATTTGGAACAAGCGACTGATAAAGCTAAGAATGAAGGCAAGATGCAGTCAGAAGACAAAAAAAGTGTCGGTGTCATTAGCTTTTACGGGGAACAGGTCAAGCGCATCGATCGCCTAATTCAACAGGACTTAATGCCACAGCACTTGCATTGCCGAACGGGATCTGTAGATAAGTTTCAAGGAATGGAAATGGATATCATTATTTTAAGCTTCGTACGAAATCATGGAGAAAAAGGTGGCGACATCGGTTTCGCACGCGATTACAGGCGGCTAAATGTCGCGTTGTCGCGTGCACGTGAGCTGCTCATTATTATAGGAAGCTCAGAAATGTTTACCGTGCGGACAAAACATCCAAGTTCAAGGGAAATGTATGGACGTCTGTTAGAGGATATTAAGAAGAAAAATGGCTTTAGGCCTTATGAAGAAAGGTGAAAAAACATCCTAATTAGGTAATGTAGTAATGTACATCAGAAAAGCAGCGTCAACAACTGTTCAAAGTCGTTGACGCTGCTTTTTATTCCGGTTTCGTATGCGTTAAGAAGTTCCGGTAAAATGCGGAAAATGCTAAATAAGCAATAAGTGAGCCGGTTACAAAAAGGAGTAGGAATGTAAAGACAGCAAAGCTAAAATATAAAATGACCCCACTGCCCAAAGTTACCGTTATAAATAACATAGGACTTCCAAGAGTGACCAAGAAAGTGTTTTTTAAAGCAGCGTACCATTTCATATGATAATGAACAGTTACTGAAAAAAGATTGATGGTGAAGACGAATAGTAGAACGCCTAAAACAATGAATAGAATCATCAGCATTTTATTGTTTGTAGAGAAATAGTAGAGATCTATCGCCCAAACGAGCCAAACTGCCGTTAAGAAAAGTCCATTCACTAAACTTCTTTTATAGTTTTCCTTATAAAAACGCCAGTAGGACTTAAAAACCTGTCCGCTATTGTCAACTTTCATAATCCAACCTCTGACTACTGCAAACATCGCGGTAGTAGCAGGGAAAAATAACAAAGGCATCAATATTGCTAAGGGGAGAACAAAGAGTAGCAAATCTTCTAGCCGTTCAACAAACAATAGATTTAAACATAAAAAGGCGACGGGCAAGTTAAATAATATCCAGAATAGATTTGTAAAAGCAAATTTCATAATCCATTCACTAATGACGTATAGCTTACCCATTAACCCAGAGCTGTCAGTCATGCTAGTGTTCCTCCTTCAAGCTACAAATAGGATTATTTATTCAAGTGCAACGATGCTGCTCCAAGCAATCCAGCCTTGTTCCCAAGGGTTGCACTAATAATTTGAACACCAGTAAAACTACTGATTACTAATTCCTGGACCTTAGCTGAAACTGCTTTCACTAGTTTTTTCTGCTCCATCACACCGCCGCCAATAATAATCGCTGGTGGATTAAAGATATGGATGAGTGAGACGAGTCCATTTGCTACTTCGAGGACCCAATCATTTAGCACTTTTTCTAGTTGCTGATCACCTTGCTCAAGTCCTTCAAAAATCGCTCGGCCATTGATATATTTACTATT comes from Sporosarcina sp. FSL K6-3457 and encodes:
- a CDS encoding pseudouridine synthase is translated as MRLNQFISASGFCSRRKVDELIKEGKVTVNGEQISLGHVMSEGDRVEVDGQLIEAKENDIYIMLNKPPGVTCTAASGIEGNIIDFVNYPERIFPVGRLDKQSEGLILLTNDGSIVNELLKEENEHEKDYIVTVDKKITPEFIEDMASGVDIYNPRKKGNVQTKPCRVVQLDDYCFKITLSQGLNRQIRRMCRRFQYTVTRLQRVRIKELPLGTLALGEWRPLTPEETAKLK
- the sspL gene encoding small, acid-soluble spore protein L, whose product is MAKNNNANKGKKAISVTPQGYTDTEFAESPKSKLENAAKKKNTK
- a CDS encoding DEAD/DEAH box helicase; the encoded protein is MTQQSTKQKVLRCGLGVTDNARKGMSQFVKGEHAFFALQDAFDIYIEKRPNNKQGNMSFSFFFDNDTNEVLAKRLQGKVAVMECVYQHDGFLATGFHVRGRKEIVRTNRRLPTRLKFQLGRNTGATMPVDLYTSLRELPIAEERSDYVKKRISSWEGYLRIQERNADVADVTSAFSRASFSEDFSKLRLVCSDLKGPDWQVIKGFSAKMAGTSQDFGSVLNANRSKGVIEIELTRHYREMARQHKWQPKSFKEVIFSNFLELSQVRRLRKGFKDLQDGLAANANLEKVLFEERPTVRISKNQQQFEFHNELNKFQKEAVTGAMTSHDLYVIQGPPGTGKTTVISEICHQNVKAGLRTLVASQANLAVDNALGRLLSHQDIRILRYGRTESIEEEGKKFIEENVALNWKNQTLAAVNEQLDSHSKMALQLKEDIQRCEVQQDELQRELVTLAEKIKLKQEAEVEQQVLAEEVSKLTARMDSITAERESLLQHQTELQKKATGVSTEIERIEQLLQSEKINSQTVDQMELLQKALVKLRGDISYRQILRQIGEAEQSLTMTQQELEVKRTKIDEYQHFVKELETLAKLADLKSQLAAAGMDVPAQTHQKITELDRFLVEIQSSQSTDGYTEWMELGVRLSTAIEKMEDLLREHGFLQHSGEKTVRRNYATVAEINGLIDNIARFIVAPTTRQSLAIKSYSAEKYENLENIAIGLHMLRQQKSFTTMQMGSFEKQNGLLSQSKVLFTAIRLEIVNNTNQSISKITQETIILQQHYDSRQLELSELQQTSSKLLEQIGTIDETTELSDMTAQLADKEKVYATYRQKKELLETYAGELQGYQTAAQFITEEMDKNSLTLQLLIEEEKGLREELVEPQQRLLVLADILKEQPEVEQRQVLAILETLLDELEGMKKDQQRLPITQAIQQQWLSLLTGANDYDLDEIRKLYVKHANVIGTTCVASARRDFMEEYPTFDVVIIDEVSKATPPELLLPMLKGKKIILVGDHHQLPPLVGQETLEEFLEEIDIQEDKREFEKLLNESLFERLFRTLPKQNKTMLGIQYRMHESIMQTITPFYEEGDYRLQCGLTDSDKVRDHMIDSRYIERKDHLLWFDMPNKPAYFEEKVKGGTSRFNEAELTMVKNLLVDLEQATDKAKNEGKMQSEDKKSVGVISFYGEQVKRIDRLIQQDLMPQHLHCRTGSVDKFQGMEMDIIILSFVRNHGEKGGDIGFARDYRRLNVALSRARELLIIIGSSEMFTVRTKHPSSREMYGRLLEDIKKKNGFRPYEER
- a CDS encoding YesL family protein; this encodes MTDSSGLMGKLYVISEWIMKFAFTNLFWILFNLPVAFLCLNLLFVERLEDLLLFVLPLAILMPLLFFPATTAMFAVVRGWIMKVDNSGQVFKSYWRFYKENYKRSLVNGLFLTAVWLVWAIDLYYFSTNNKMLMILFIVLGVLLFVFTINLFSVTVHYHMKWYAALKNTFLVTLGSPMLFITVTLGSGVILYFSFAVFTFLLLFVTGSLIAYLAFSAFYRNFLTHTKPE